TTCTTCTCCTacccccatctctccctcctccaatgCGGTAACCCCCTCCTGAggctctcctccctccctctcttcttcacttTCACCCTCTCCCTCGACCTCCTCCTGGCTCTCAGCCTCTCTGGAGTGGACGAGGAGGTCAGATTCAGACTCAAAATTAAGAATGGGGCAGCTGCTAGGCTTGTACAGAGTGTTGCTCACAGATAAATACAACTCCACTTCCTTGTCTCTACGttcttctttttctgcctctgatAGCACAACTTCCTCGCCTCCCTCCTGAGTAATTGTCACATCTACATCTGCCTTTTCTAGCTGAAGCTGTCGAGTGGGCTCAGTCTCTTTTCCCGTATTGtccccctccttcccttctctGTCTATCAGTGTGtcagcatgagtgtgtgtgggtgtgtcacTGTCACCATGCATAGCTGTGAACTGCTCAGCATGCATGCCAGCCTGGCTCTGCCCCATACCTCTGAATCCCTCCATTTCCAACGGCAAGTACTCCTCCAGCTCGGGCGCAGAGTGCTCTTCGTCCATTGACATCCTACCAACAGGaatccctctgtcctcctgctGTCTGTCTTGCTCAGACTGGTTGACCTCTCCGCGTTTCCCTGGGTTCGGCTCATCCTTCAGCTGATCCTCCGTCTGTCCCAGGATCTCGAGAACCACATTTTTGGCCCATTTGAGGTGGGGGGCTTGCGAGTGCCGCTTGGGCTCCTCGGACATGCTCCATGCCCCACTCATCCGGATGCGAATGGCCTCCACCTCTTCTGGACTCATTGCTCCAGTTCCATCCAAGATGGGTTGAATTTGTTCAACATTGGCCGGAGGAAACACATCAGCGTAGGGATTAGTTGGAGAAAGTTGCTCACTCTTCCTTTCGTCCGGTtgtatatttttctctctccactttACAAGGAGTTTTTCAGTTTGTGAGTCTCTTTTAATCTGCCCTATTTCCTCATACGGGTTCTCCACTTtgctcctcactctctcttcagcctctgagTCTTGAGGTCCTGAAGACGACCTGTCCCGCACTTCCTTTTCTGTTGTCACGTCATGCTCGCTCTTGCCTTCTGTGTCCTGGTCGTAGGTGAATGGATATTCATGCTTTCTACTCAGTGTTGTATGCTGGTCACCCTGAAGTGTCTGCGTGACGTCATCGCTGTGGTGACGATACTTTTCTAAATTTGGGTCGTCAACTCCCATCTCATCAACTTGTGGCAATGACCTGTCACCAGGTTTTGACTTCGGTAAAATTTGCCCATACACACTGATGACATACTTTGACTGCTTCTCCCTCCCTTGTTTCTCCTCATTAACTGCCTCCTCCTTCCCTGTTGTCAATTCTCCTACCCTCTCCTTGTCTCCGTCAGGGCCCTTGAAGCCAACAGGCGGGGAGCCGTCATATTTAATTCCACCTCCCCAGGATTCCTGACAGTCCTtaaactcctcttcttcatcttcttccctctcatcctcctcgtctccACCGCTGGACACTGTCACAAAGCCGTCCTCTACTGACAGCAAGCTGTCTCTCTCTTGCTTCCTACCTGattccccttctcctcctttcgCGGGGCGGACGAAAtagtccctgctgctctcttcctccctgtcaCTATCGTCTGTGCTGTCTGTCGTGTTCTCCGCATCCCTCCCCCAGCCTCCTTCTATTCCACCACTGCTGTCGGACAGATATTGCTTTCCCACTTTATCAGTTTCTCTCCAGACCTCCTCTCCATCTACACTCACACCCTCGGCCTCCCCCTCCATGTTTCTGctgttctcctctctgcctgCATGTCTGTCTCTGTAACTGCTCTCATCTGGTTCCTCTTTGACTTGTTGCATCTCTCTTTCCCGCTCTGCCCTTGACACCAcaatcttctcttcttctctcccccttgtgtgtctctgtgtgtctacAAACTCTTCTTTAGTATTCTTGCCGCTCTGCGGCTCTAACCACATCCTTCTCTGTGCTGGCAAGCTGCCtgtcccctctcccctctctctctctcgtctttcGCCCCTCATCTGATCCCTTTGCCTTCTTTCAGCAGCTCTCTCTGGATCCCTCGCTTCTTCCACATCTCTCTTGCGCTcggctgttctctctctccccgatTCTTTCTCTTCATAACGGTCTTGACCTTTTCTGTATCTCACCTCGCTGTCCATGTCACTGCTCCACTCTCCACTGCTCTGGGATCGTGGCGGCACCTGAGGCGCCACCTTGCTTTTGCTTCTTCCTGCTGTATCATCCCCCCTACGctcagcctctctttctctgtctctcctctgcttgTATCTGTCGTCCTCTATCCTGTCGTTTGGCCGGGCTCTGTCCTCTTTCAAGTCTCTCCCACtttccctccatttctctccctcctttgcTGCTCTCCTGTCAACATCTTTATACCTCTCCCTATCTTTCTCCCCTGCCCTCCACCTGGATCTatccccctctcgctctctgtctctgtccctctgcctGTCGTCCTCTCTATATCCCTGCCTGTATGGatctttctccctctgtatTTTGCCCTTATTGTCCCCCTCACTTTTGCTGTGTTGATACATcaactcctccctctctctgtgccttaccttttccctcctcatctctctctcatcactGTCCCCTTCACTTTTGGtgtccctctttccctctcgtCTCGGCGTCCCGTCCCTCTCCTTCCTATTCGAGTGGATCGCTCTGTCTCTTCGTATGTCCGGTGACCTCAACCTGACCTGCTTTTCTCCCATGTAAGGCCTTGGCTTCTCTCGCTTCCTcgcagcatctctctctcttctgtccctcGAATCTCCCCGCTCTCTTCCCCTGTCTCGAAAATCAGCATCAGATATATTTCCCTCATATCTTTCCCTCTGTCGCAATTTCTGATCATCCACAGGTCTCCCTCCAATCTTTCTCCCCTCGTCCTTTGCCCTGCTTTGcctctcatctctttctctctctctgtactgCTCCCTCTGCCACGTCTTAatttgctctctctcccagtcGTCTCCCTCCATTCGCCTCTGCCtactttctccttttttttcatcaatcCTCGTGGTGCACATTTGTCTTCTGTCACGTTCCTCACTGCTTTTTCTCATTCTGGGAAATGTGTCgcctttcttctccttccccaCCTCTCTCTTAAGGTCCCTCTCTAGATTTAACAGTGGCCGTCCATTTCTGCAACTGTCGTCTCCTtgcctcctttctctctccctccactctttttcttcctctctcatcctgGACGCAGGCGTTCTTTCATAGTATCTCTCTCGTGGGTCTACGTCTTTGTATCTCGCTTTGTCTCTCGTTTTCTCCACTTCTGTTTCCCTCCTCCGGTCTTCTTCTCGTATGCCGTCTCGGTCTCGCTCCGACTGGGCAGTCTTTGCTGGTCTGGGACTTGGATCCCGGGAGATTTTTCCACCTGGCTGAAGCTTGCGGTCAGACATGTTTATGTTAGATACAGTGTCAAAGAGGGTGCAGCTGGGTCTTTTGGTCGCCATTGTAGCCCAATATGGAGAACCTAAAAGAAATGAAGCAGTAACAATCAAGGCACTTTCAAGGACAAACCACTGTCATGCAGTTCAAACGGAAGCAAAGCAGAAGGCTCTCAACACAATCCATATTGTGTTGATTTCACAGAACTGAAAATGAACTGTCTTTATATTCATCTAATGTTTCTTCT
The DNA window shown above is from Platichthys flesus chromosome 11, fPlaFle2.1, whole genome shotgun sequence and carries:
- the arhgef5 gene encoding trichohyalin; this encodes MATKRPSCTLFDTVSNINMSDRKLQPGGKISRDPSPRPAKTAQSERDRDGIREEDRRRETEVEKTRDKARYKDVDPRERYYERTPASRMREEEKEWRERERRQGDDSCRNGRPLLNLERDLKREVGKEKKGDTFPRMRKSSEERDRRQMCTTRIDEKKGESRQRRMEGDDWEREQIKTWQREQYRERERDERQSRAKDEGRKIGGRPVDDQKLRQRERYEGNISDADFRDRGRERGDSRDRRERDAARKREKPRPYMGEKQVRLRSPDIRRDRAIHSNRKERDGTPRREGKRDTKSEGDSDEREMRREKVRHREREELMYQHSKSEGDNKGKIQREKDPYRQGYREDDRQRDRDREREGDRSRWRAGEKDRERYKDVDRRAAKEGEKWRESGRDLKEDRARPNDRIEDDRYKQRRDREREAERRGDDTAGRSKSKVAPQVPPRSQSSGEWSSDMDSEVRYRKGQDRYEEKESGRERTAERKRDVEEARDPERAAERRQRDQMRGERRERERGEGTGSLPAQRRMWLEPQSGKNTKEEFVDTQRHTRGREEEKIVVSRAEREREMQQVKEEPDESSYRDRHAGREENSRNMEGEAEGVSVDGEEVWRETDKVGKQYLSDSSGGIEGGWGRDAENTTDSTDDSDREEESSRDYFVRPAKGGEGESGRKQERDSLLSVEDGFVTVSSGGDEEDEREEDEEEEFKDCQESWGGGIKYDGSPPVGFKGPDGDKERVGELTTGKEEAVNEEKQGREKQSKYVISVYGQILPKSKPGDRSLPQVDEMGVDDPNLEKYRHHSDDVTQTLQGDQHTTLSRKHEYPFTYDQDTEGKSEHDVTTEKEVRDRSSSGPQDSEAEERVRSKVENPYEEIGQIKRDSQTEKLLVKWREKNIQPDERKSEQLSPTNPYADVFPPANVEQIQPILDGTGAMSPEEVEAIRIRMSGAWSMSEEPKRHSQAPHLKWAKNVVLEILGQTEDQLKDEPNPGKRGEVNQSEQDRQQEDRGIPVGRMSMDEEHSAPELEEYLPLEMEGFRDDEDDRSKSWGEVELRNVLDTIDRRKRNSRFFNAAQLYQQYSEAAQNFEILSQARSDGPSVSEDNTSPTALSPLPARRPLPPLPPVPHPHSLSHKPSITSVQSLPLPEPPKSEGRPSSPRLSLTLQQSSTLWRDLPGVRNSGQLDDLSEDQRRLQEVRFEVLTSEASYCRSLDIVVEHFVKSKQLGALLTTQDRNWLFSRLADVRAISHSFLSKLEERVETEIVHFTVCDIIVRHCQRFKMVYVPYLTNQSYQDATYQRLMNANPGFKRIVDKLERSPVCQRLPLRSFLVLPFQRITRIKLLVQNIVKRTTPGTAEAIQAIKAMKLLEKLIQESNDSISQMKNIESLVTLSAKVDFECRTLPLISQSRRLVREGVVTELMDFSLKDTERNIHMHLFNDYLLISLHKEGGRFTVIDHSPVAELRAENCRIKLHSLQKNVFRLHMLHKSLLLRTDTLSDKLRWISALSRPHPEIDFSAAQDFPQMQCMRSFVGQQPDELSLEKAEVILVHQQSSDHWVEGTRLSDRHHGWVPESHLETITNSRVRERNLSDALKLTTAKAAV